From the Armatimonas rosea genome, the window CTTTTCCTTGACATCGGGCGACGTGGTCGAGTTGCTATGGAGTAGAATCGCGACGAACGCCGACGAGACCACGGTGTAGAGGTGCATGTCCAGCCCATCGAAGAGCCAGCCAAGCCAGGCGGCGATACCCGACTTCCACTGCTGTGGGGAGAGAGATTTTATCGTCATTTCTTTTTCTTCTTTGCCGGTGGTGGTGGCGGTTGCTTGACCACAGGAGCCGGTTTCGCAACAGGCACCGTGACAGGAGCTTTCCCGGTCGTGAACTGCCAGGAGCGGGTGAGCTCACGGCCACCTGCCTCCTTGACCACTAGGGTCGCGCGGTAGCTACTTAGGGGGAGGAGCGGCTGCTTGGGGATCAATAGCAACATATCGTCGAGCTCATCGTCGTTGCTGGGCGTGTTGACATAGCACGGCACGAGCTGGCCATCGGGGCCGGTCAGGGTTGCCTCGCGTAGGTCAGGCTTCTCGGTGATGCCGTAGAGGTGTAGGGTCACGGGGTAGCCGACCACGCGTGGGGCCTCGGGATAGGCACGGAGCGGGTCGGGGCTCTCGGAGTCGTGCCACTCGGTGGGGACATCGAGCTGGCCATCGGCGGGGTAGGCGACCACCTCATGGATCGGGCTCTGGGCACAGAGCAAGGTCACCCGGTCGCCGGCAATTCCCACGCCCGCGGCAAATGCTCCCGGCTGGAGGAGGGCCGCGCGGTGGTAGGGTGCATCGAGCAGGTTTTGAATGGAGAGTGCGGCCTGCGGCGCTTGGGCGATTACCTCGTAGCAGGACTCAAAGAAACCGGCGCGCTCGGCGCGTGCATCGGGGTCTTTGCCGTAGAACTCTGGCTTGCCCTCGGTCTGCTCGTGGGTGAGTGCGAGCTTGTTGGCGAGCAGGTAGCGGCTGTGGCGCGCGGCGGCGAGGCAGAGCGCGGGCTGGGCCTGCATGTCCGGGAGGAGGGCTGCGCGACGAAGTCGGTTCACCTGCGCGATCGCCTCCTGCTGGGCTTGGTCGGGTGCGGGCGCGGGGGGCGGCGCGGGGACACGGGTGAAGCTCCACTCCATATCGACCCCCTTGTCGTTGGAGAGCCAGACCTCGCAGGTTGCTTTTAGCACCCCGAGGGGCAGTGGCTCGCTGGGCTCCCCGACAATGCTCTGGGTGTCGTTGTCGTAGCGTGTAGGGATAGGAGTCCCATTGACCCGCATCTGAATCCGTCGGAGCTGTGCGCCTCCGCGCGGCCGCATCTGCCAGACAAGCGGGGGCCTCTCTAGGGGCGTCTTGCCTTGTGGGCGGGGCTCGGAGCCCTCCCAGAGGGTCTGGTGCGGCGCGGGAAGCAGGCAGAGGAGCGCCGCGAGCAGGGGCCCTCTCACCGCATCTCCTGCCCACCGGTCACATTGAGCGCCTGACCTGTCATGTAGCCGGCATCGTCGGTGCAGAGAAAGACCACGACCCCCGCGATATCGTTGTAGGTCGCCCCACGGCCCAGCGGCACCTGCGACTCGTACTTGGCGCGCACCTGCTCGATCGTGAGGCCCTGGGTCTGGGCATACTGGGCAAAGAGAGAGTCCTGCCAGAGGGTGCCATCGAGCAGGTTTCCGGGGCAGACACAGTTCACCCGCACCCCATGCGGCGCCATGTCCAGCGCGAGGCTCTGGGTCAGGCCGATTCCCCCAAACTTGCTGGCGGCGTAGGCGGAGTTGCGGAAACTGCCCTTCTTGCCGGACTTGGAGTTGATCTGGACAATGCACCCAGATTTCTGTTGCGCCATCTGCTTGCACGCTGCCTGCGCCGAGATAAAGTAGCCGTTTAAGTTCACATCGATGACCTTGCGCCACTTCTCGGGATCGAATTCACAGACATCGCCGGCGATCAGAATCCCCGCATTGGCGATCAGAATATCTAACTTGCCAAACGCCGCGACCGCGCGAGCGACCATCGCGTCACAGTCCGTGGGGCTGGTGACATCAGCGCGCATCCCGATCGCTCCCTTGCCGATCTTCTCCGCCGCCGCGAGCGCCTTCTCCTCGCTCATGTCCGCCAGCAGCACGGAGCAGCCTTCGTCGGCCAAGCGCTGCGCCAGCGCCTCCCCGAGCCCCTGCGCCGCCCCCGTCACAATCGCCGATTTACCTTCAAGTCGCATAGACCCAGATTATAACCCAGAGGCTGTTTACTTGCTAAGGTGTGTTTATGGTAAGATACCTGTGCAGCTCCGAAGCTGGTCTGCAACCCTAAATCGCTGGAGGAACTTGACAATGAATCGTCGTGCATTTACGCTCATTGAGCTTCTTGTGGTGATCGCGATTATCGCGATCCTCGCCGCCATCCTCTTTCCTGTCTTTGCCCAAGCGCGTGAGAAAGCCCGCCAGACCAACTGCTTGAGCAATACAAAACAGCTTGGCCTCGGCATTCTTATGTACACGCAGGACTACGATGAGACAATGGTCGTCGGTGGGGTGAACCGCTGCAATGCCTACACTACGCGCTGGTACCGTACGATCTACCCGTATCTGAAGAATGTGGGTGTCACATCGTGTCCTAGTAAGAACTTCACCACGGTTTTTAGTGCGGGGGCAACAACTCCCTGCCCTCAGCCCCCTGGCCCAAGCAACTCAGGCGGCTATGGAATCAACCAGAACCTCACGAACTTCGATACCTCATCGGCGCTCGGACCGCGTGTGAACCGTCCTGCGGTCACCTTGCCTGCCATCAGCACCCCTGCCTCGACATTCCTCATTATCGATGGGGCACAGTGCAACAACTCCGTCACCGGAAATACGAACCCGCTCTCCTGGGGGGCGCTCCAGACCGGCCCGAGCGACTGGCAGGTGACCCCGCCTGGGTTTTGGGACGGAGTGACTCCTGCGGGGATGAGCTCTGTTCGCTATTCCGAGGTGGACTCTGCCTCAAATGAGGCGCGCCGACCGATCTTTCGCCATAACGAAGGCGCCTGCGTTGTCTACTGTGATGGACATGCAAAGTGGACGACCGCCGAAGGTTTCCTAGGGATAAAACAGTTTGGTTTGGGGGGCTATCCCTACGGTCACGCGAACAACTCCTGGGATAATCTCTAAACTCCCCCGTAAAAGGATGATCGTGCACGCCCGTGGGCGACCTTGCGGGCGTGCTGTTTACTTGCTAAGGTGCGATCTTATCGATGGCATCGCTGAAGGGGCTCTGTCCGGCGGCCCCAATCGCCGCGACTCGGACATGGTAGCGCGGCCCGCTGGCCAGCCCCTGAATATCGTGGCGCGACTTTGTGCTCACCCCGCCCATGCGCCAGCCGCTCTTGCCCGCCCCATGGATCTTGGCCGCATCGCCCCCGGTCTCCTTCTCCACCGCCTCCGCCAGGAGCCGCAGTCCCCGGTCCACGACTTTCTCCTGTGCATCCCGCGCCAGAGTATCCGCAATTGCCTGCTGCCGCGACCCCTGCGCCTTGGTCTCTGCGGCCTCTAGCGCCTCGACAAGGGCGGTTGTCTCCGCTAAGAGCGCCTGCGTTTGGGGTAGGTCGGGGTTGCCGTTAACTTTAGCGAGAATACGCCGCGCCAGGGCAAGTTTCTCGGCAATCGGGAGGTTCTGAAGGTGTAGTTTGACCGAACTCATCATCGTGTATCCTTTCTCAACCAGCGCCGGGCGAGCATCCAAAAGCCCCCCTCGGCCTACGCCTACCGTCGCCTTCCCCAACTCTGCCACCGGTTTGCCCAACTTAACCACTAAATACGCCTATCCACGGATAGACTTGCCTAACTCATTCAGAGAGTATTCCAACTCTGCTTCAGGATACACTTATCTCCTGAGAGAACACGCTTGTCCCGATGCAGTATAGGCCAAACCTGTTGCTGAGTAAACTAAGT encodes:
- a CDS encoding fibronectin type III domain-containing protein, with the protein product MMSSVKLHLQNLPIAEKLALARRILAKVNGNPDLPQTQALLAETTALVEALEAAETKAQGSRQQAIADTLARDAQEKVVDRGLRLLAEAVEKETGGDAAKIHGAGKSGWRMGGVSTKSRHDIQGLASGPRYHVRVAAIGAAGQSPFSDAIDKIAP
- a CDS encoding DUF1559 domain-containing protein, translating into MNRRAFTLIELLVVIAIIAILAAILFPVFAQAREKARQTNCLSNTKQLGLGILMYTQDYDETMVVGGVNRCNAYTTRWYRTIYPYLKNVGVTSCPSKNFTTVFSAGATTPCPQPPGPSNSGGYGINQNLTNFDTSSALGPRVNRPAVTLPAISTPASTFLIIDGAQCNNSVTGNTNPLSWGALQTGPSDWQVTPPGFWDGVTPAGMSSVRYSEVDSASNEARRPIFRHNEGACVVYCDGHAKWTTAEGFLGIKQFGLGGYPYGHANNSWDNL
- a CDS encoding CAP domain-containing protein; this encodes MRGPLLAALLCLLPAPHQTLWEGSEPRPQGKTPLERPPLVWQMRPRGGAQLRRIQMRVNGTPIPTRYDNDTQSIVGEPSEPLPLGVLKATCEVWLSNDKGVDMEWSFTRVPAPPPAPAPDQAQQEAIAQVNRLRRAALLPDMQAQPALCLAAARHSRYLLANKLALTHEQTEGKPEFYGKDPDARAERAGFFESCYEVIAQAPQAALSIQNLLDAPYHRAALLQPGAFAAGVGIAGDRVTLLCAQSPIHEVVAYPADGQLDVPTEWHDSESPDPLRAYPEAPRVVGYPVTLHLYGITEKPDLREATLTGPDGQLVPCYVNTPSNDDELDDMLLLIPKQPLLPLSSYRATLVVKEAGGRELTRSWQFTTGKAPVTVPVAKPAPVVKQPPPPPAKKKKK
- the srlD gene encoding sorbitol-6-phosphate dehydrogenase — its product is MRLEGKSAIVTGAAQGLGEALAQRLADEGCSVLLADMSEEKALAAAEKIGKGAIGMRADVTSPTDCDAMVARAVAAFGKLDILIANAGILIAGDVCEFDPEKWRKVIDVNLNGYFISAQAACKQMAQQKSGCIVQINSKSGKKGSFRNSAYAASKFGGIGLTQSLALDMAPHGVRVNCVCPGNLLDGTLWQDSLFAQYAQTQGLTIEQVRAKYESQVPLGRGATYNDIAGVVVFLCTDDAGYMTGQALNVTGGQEMR